CAAGCAAGAAGTGACCAACGTGGAATGGGAACTCTACAGTATCAGCTGCTCCAGTAGGGCTGTCAATCAAACCCTGTCATTTAGTTAAAGCTGAGTGCTTTGGACATGGCCTCCTTTCTCAGAGGACTCTTTGGGAACATGAAAAACCATCACTAGCAAGAAGGAAAAGCCAACAAGTCACTTTGAATTGAAAGTCATTGGATGTGCCCGCCTTTAATGTACGCTGACCATTTCAGAGCCAAGCTCACACTTACACTTGAGCCTGCTGAGTCAGACCCGCCCAGAGAAGGCAGCACCTCCCTGAGAACATCCCCTCTGATACCCTCTTTTGTAGCCACTGAGCCCCATAAGGGCTAACTCAACACTGTTAGAAACCAATCCCTTCTCTCTAGTTCTAATGTCAACAACTGCCACATGGATGGTGCCATATCTGTTTAAAGAGAACTAAACCATGCTGGGAGTGATGACTTTTgtctacaatcccagcactctgggaggccaaagtgggaggatcacttgaggccaggagttcgaggccaggcTAAGCAATGCAGTGAGACCTgtgtctctttaaaaacaaacaaataaacaaattaaacctTCAAAGTTACAGCCCACGTCTGGAAGGGCTAATACTTTTACTAGCTACTAAGGTAGGATGAGTACTACAATTTGACAGGAGTATTTGGTGTTGCCCTACTAATGTCATTCtgaccaggagttcaagccttTCTGAAGACGTGAAAAGATTCGGTCAACTATAAAGTATGTGCTAACTCTCTTCCTGCAGGATATCTGCAGAAAGTagtaagcaaaacaaaaagaagaggcaAGCTGCCACTGACATGGCTGAGGCTAATATCCAGCCTCTCTGAACAAGACTGCTCTGGACTATTCCGATCCTTTTAGAAATCTGTACCAATCACCATGCACGGAGCGCAATGGGTGCCCCCCTCAGTGTGCCCCATCTCCTTGGACAGCTATGGAGGAACCTTGGGCCACTCACCACTTCATCACCAAAGTCCCCATTGAAGCGTAGGGAGCTGGTCAGGTACtggctctccaggtgattcttcAGCTCCTGAACTTGTTTCTTCAAAGTTTCCACTTCCTGCTGGTGGCCTGACTCAATCTGACGCAGGCGCTGCTGGATCATGTCTGTGTACACAGTCATGCCATCATCATCCAAGTGGCTGCGGGAAGGCTGGTCAGGGCTGCTGGTTGCAGACGGTCTTCCAGAGTGGCTGTGTAGCCACTTGTGGTGCAAGTTCCTTGAGCTACAACTTGTAGCAGACAGCTGGCAGCTCAGTGAGTCCTTGTTCCTAGCTACCTCCCCACTGGCACAGTGCCCATTGGGTGCAGAGTATTTCTGGAGAGTGCTAAGCCTTGGGGGCTGTTCTGAGGCCTTATTTTCAGTCTCCAGGGCACCGTTGCACACAAGTCCCTCTTTACATTCAGCTAAAGGCAAGGCACGAGGGGAACGTGTTGGATTGAAGGTACTGCCAAGGGAAGTCCTGTGCACCACAGATCCCACCACTTGGGGCCTCTCTACCAGGCTCCTCTCCAAAGGCCTGGGTTCCACAGTTTGGGGAAGCACATCCTTGCCACTGAACCCACCACTGTTCACCAGGCAAGGTATATGGTGGCCTTGGGGCCCACTTTCTGACTTCACTTTATCATCCATTAACATGTCCATGGAACTGTCCAGGTTTGGTCCTCTGGTCTCAAATGGGACTTGAGAAGGTAGCAGAGAATGTGACTGAGAGGTATCATAGCCAACTTTTGCATCTGTTAGGACTGGAAGGACtgtttcctccctttcctctgcAGTCTCTCCTGTTCGAGGCTGCTCTACAGGGACCTCCTGGGAATTCTCTTCCCTGGGTGGGGCCTGGAGAGAACCGGGGAGAACACTGTACCCACCCTGCTGCTCAGGAGCACACTGTGGGAACAGAGATAGGCCTGTGCTTGGTTCATTCCTCAGAGCGGCATCACTCAGTTCGGGGTCCTGATGAAATCCCATTGCTGAGCCCTCAGGTGTCTGCCCTCCATTCTCTTCTGTTAAGAGAGTGTCCTCTGTGACTTCCTGCATCTCACTGTCCCCTCTGTGAGGCTCCTCTACTCCACTATCCTCTTTGGTGGCTTCTTGCAAAATATTCTCCATCTGCCCCTCAGCCACTCCAGCTGCAACAGACAGCTCAGCACCcgccagcactctggtaggctttCCCAGGCTGTCAGCAGCAAGAGGCTCCTCTCCGGGACCAGCCAGGCTGCTCAGTTCTAGCGAGCGCCGGTGCTCCTGCCACTTCTCGTTCAGGCTGGGGTCGCTGCTACGCCGGCTGGCCAGAGGCACCGTGTTGTCAGAGGCTGTGGTCAGATTGTCAAATGATCTAGTCTTTGGTAGCCTAAAAGAAAGGAGTTTGAGTGAAATGAGAATCTCACAGACTATTCAGAGGAAGTAGGAGATGATAGCTTTTAACAAGCTGTTGCTTCTTAATTGGGCCCATTACAGCTACTTAAGGAACTGTGACATCTCTGGAGGGAAGCTCAGACTGTTGGAGCAGCAAGGCTCCAGAGTCCTCGTATCTGCAGATTTCCTCACACTTTCCCCGCCCCATACCCACACATACAAATAAGTGATGCTGCTATTTCTCAGCTTATGGCAAAGTAGCATTGTTGATTTTTTCgtattacaatattttaaattaatgtattaTCTATTAGTCTGAATTTAATAAAGCTAAGTCAGAAGTGGCAAAGCCAAATTTTCTATCATCTGACTACATTTGCCCTTTAAGTCTCAGATGACTAACTCATGGCAAGGAAGCAGCAGCACAGGGCAGAAGGTGAAACAAAAACTGGGGACTCAAGGAAAACCTAAAGAATTTGCTCCATCACTGGGAAACTGCTCAGTATgtgtaaaagaataaagaacaacaGGGCCTAGCTCACTTCACAGCTTCATAGGTCAGAAATCATTATAACATCCCCCTAAAGCTACGGAGATCTAAGAAAGATGCTGCAGAGTTAGATCACGGCACGATCTCTGACCATGCCTGGGCTCACCGGCTAAGGGGGGTATCATCAGGGCTGGTGCCTGGGGCTGGGTATGGTGCACAGCTGTCATCCACAGGGGTGGACGGGGATGGGCAGGGCAGGTACACAGCACTCCACAGCATCAGGTTACGCACATGGCAGACAGGGTACAGCACctgaagagagaggggagaacaAGGGTTTAAAATGTCCCGATAAGTCTTCTAGAAATGTCTGGAATGAGGATCAAGAATAGGCACCCAGCTGAATACCCAACAGGGCTAGCAGGGTCTCCAAAAGGGGCAGCATCAGTGGCTATATTTCCCAAAAAGACCAATACCAATACCTTGAGACAACACATGGCAACATTGTCCACCTAGAGCCCCTGGTGGGTATGAATAtctaaaggattttttaaagacTCCTTTCATGTTAACTATTTTTCGTGTCACCTTCATTGTATGAATGACTTTTAGGAGCTTGATTTGTTGCTTTTACTGCATAAGAGAGTCATTCCGGTAGACGGTGATTATCTATTTCTCTGGTACAAAAGCTTGGCTTCAGTAGACACTGTCAAACCTGTTTTATAGGCCAATTTAAATTAGTCACATGAAAAGGAGGGAATTTTCTTCCTGTACTGCTATTTCCCCAGCCAACACAGTAAAGGGGAGAAAAGCAGTTAGCTTCTTCCCTTTTCTGGATGACTTAAATGTAGTGAGAAGTATATTAATAGTCCAGCAAAGTAACAAAACCTCTAATTAGCCTCCTTTTGACTTCTTTAGGGTTTAAGATGCATGCTGACAAAGGGAACATTATCATGTCTTCACACAGATGTACGTGCCTCTTTTTCTCTGATTAATGGAAGGTACTCCTTTGGGGAACAAAGTCTCCATGTGAGCAGAGACTCACAAAAACACACATACCAATGTCACACACAGTTTCCTGCTCTCTAGAGGCAGAAGCGGCAGTGGATACCACTGTTTGTTGACACAGGGAGAGCCTGGTGGCAGCACCTTTTGAGCTATCGGTGGCATCCAAGAAACAGCTGCCTCTTCTACCCATTAGATAGAACATGCTACAAATAAGCTCTAGCAGGGGTGCCAGAAAATCTCAGGTTTAAGGTGGCAAAGTAGAGGTGTATGTTCAACCAAACAACCCTGAGCAGAGAGCAGTCAGACGAAGATCAAGGATCACCAGGAAGCAGGCTTTCTTAGGACAGAATGGTAGGGGGGAAATGGCACCAGCCTACCCAGAGATAGCACAGACGCTGTCATAAAAGTAATCACTACTTGAAAGGCTCCCAtacgccccccacccccaaattcctTCTGCTGATCACAAAGGAAAGGCTAAAAAATACATACGGCTTCTGACTGAGAGGAATACAGTAGGTTTTTGAAAGCCTTGTTCCCTGCTCGAAGAAGTGACCACACAGAGCACGTCCGTTCCTGTGTATgcttttcccctctctccttaGCGTTATTGCACAGGAATGTTCCAAAGAGGCAAGAATAGGTATGCTGCACCAGTTTCACCTATGGAAGTCCAATGAGGCAAAAATTAAGCAATAGGACATGCATTCTCTGACCCTATCCCGACATCCCCAAGAATGCTTTAGCTCACTCTGCTGGGGGACCCCAACAAGCCATGCAATAGCCTTCTCCTCATACCAATTCCAGGGCCTGACTTTAACCACCATCACTCCTGACTCAAGATTGTTGGCACTCTCACTCCTCTTAGCTTCCCTGATGAACAGTCTCTGAGATTCTGAGTTAACAGCCACTCTCACAAGCAACAGAGCATATGAACTGGGTACAGGAGCAGGTCTGGGTACAACTCAAGTCTGAGTGGAAAGTACACTTGCAAAACTacttgttcattcaacaaatcatCACTGAGGATTTCACACTCCCCAGACATGACTATGGTGCTGGCCAGGCAGCAAAAATCAGCCAATGCTTCTGCCTTGACAGAGTTTGCTCTAGTTGTAGGTAAAGGGTAACCAGCACTGTTGTGTACAATGAGGCAGGGTGAGAGGAACAGGTGTGGAGCAGTATGGAAAGGGAAGGCCTTACCGCTGGGACCTGATGAAAATGGGAACAGGCATATGGGTATGGAGGGACAGTGCTCCAGAAGAGGCAACCGCAGGCACACATGCTTGTGATTTTTAAGTATCAACACAGAGGCTGCACCAGGAGAAAGCCTAGATGAGTAACTTTAGGAGGGCCCCGAAGGCCATGGTAAAAACTTTGGCTCTTACTCTGTGTGAAATGTAAAGCCACTAGAGGTTTTGGGGCAGAGGAATGACACTGTCTATCTTATATTTTAGGAGAAAACTCTGTGCTGGGTTGTCAAATTAGGACAGGAGATAGTGGCTAGACCAGTGTGGCATCTGGAGAAGTGGCAGTAAGTAATCAGGGTTTAGATATATTTTGAAAGCAGACCTGCAGAATCTGACAAACAATGTAGAGTATAAAAGAGAGTTGAGGATGGCAAAAAGCTTTATTGTCCTAAATGACTAGAAGGATGAAGGAGCTGTGTGGTGAAATGGAAACTTCTAGAAGATTAGGTTTTAAGGTAGGGAGATAGAAAAATCAAGAATTAAGTTTTGAACTGATTAAGTCTGAAATAACATTAAGACATCCAAGTGGAGATACTGAGGCTGCAGTTAAGTGAAAAGGTCTGAGCTGAAGGTGTAGGACTCCTCAGCATAGAGATGGCAATTAAAGCCACTGGACCGGCTGAGAAGGGTGTAGATGAGAAGCAGCCTGGAGGCTGAGCTGTTGGGCATTCTGACACTCAGAACTGAGATTAGGACGAATCAACAAAGGAGACAGAAAGGAACAGCCACTAAGGTAAGAGGAGAAGTAAGAACAAGGAAGTGTTAGAAGGTAACCGAAGAGAGCATTTCAAGAAAGAAGTGTTAAACTGTGCCATATGGTGATGACAGATGAGAGATGAAGCCTAAGAACTGATCCCTGCATTAGCAACAGGAAGGTTGCTGGTCATCTTAACAAGAGCAGCTTTGGTAAAGTGGCAGGGTAAATGCCTGATCGTAATGGGTTTAAGAACATGGAAAGGGAAGAATCTGAGATAGCAAGGGTGACAGATTTGAGGAGCTCTGCTGTAAAGCGGAACTGAGAAATGCAATGGTAGGCTAGAGAGGAACATAGGACCAAGGAAGGGTACTAGAGACACTACACCACTTttgtatgaggtcagacaattaagctcaccaactcatcccagaaaaagtgctacataccctCAGTGCTGAATATCATTGACTATcaatcactacagtcacctttgaggtgctccccttggccatctggtgactgttgTGATATATGGCAgagaggtatgtagcattttttctaggatgagttcatgaatttaactgtcagacctcatatgatgacagctatGATGGACATTCTAGAAAAaggtccaaaattgctttgaaaagtggACTAGATACTGGCATCAGTGtctagcttcccaaagggagtactttgaaggtgaccgtagtgatattcagcaatgaggtacacaGTACTTTTTCTGGGattagttcatgaacttaatcgtCCCACCTCATATGCTGATGGCCACAATCTTGGGAGAGAGGGAAACATGCTGACACAGAAGACAGAGAGGAGATAGCAGGGGCTGGTCAGCTGAGCAGGTGAGAAAGGGAGCTGATGTACACATGAACAGAGGGCTGGAAGAAGGCAAGAATCAGGTGCATCCTCTGTCACAGGAGAGGGCACAGCACATGGTACAGACATAAAGGGGAGTTGGCAGATGGAGGGAACATGGGACATTCTGATTGCTTCTAACTGCTATTTAAGTTTTCTATCATCCCTTTTAAAAGCTAAACTTAAAACTAAAGAACTTTATACAACCTAACTCTGGATTCACTGAGTAAACAAATGcctgttttaaagtttttcttctttcctcttctttttttttttttttgagatagtctcactctgtcaccctgagtagaatgccgtggcatcatagctcacagtaacctcaaactcttgggctcaagcaatccacttatctcagcctcccaagtagctgggactacaggtgcctgccaccatgcctggataatttttctactttcagtagaaaTGCGGTCTCgctttggtcaggctggtctcgaactcctgagctcagccgatccaccagcctcagcctcccagagtgctaggattacaggcatgagccaccacactcagccaatgtttatttctttaataaatatggaaggaaaaaaatcatcccTCTATTAAACTCTAAAAAGGTCACATAGTTTCATGTGCAAACTGGCCCACTAATACGTGTAATGACACCTCCTCAAATTGAGACAGTCTCTGAAATGAAGAATCACAAACCCAAACTCACAAGGAATGCTTCATTGAACTCAAAAGAGCAAGGAAATTGCCTCTGAAGCTGATGAACACAGTCAAGCCACTGCAGAAACACTGGGCAACGCTCATTCAGGTCATCCGAGTTCTCCCCATGACCACACCGGTCAGCAAATTTATGGCCAAAATCCAGCCACTCCATCTCCACGAGGACCTGGAAACCCTGCAGGGAAGCACCCAGGAAAGACTATTTGTGCTGTACTGTCCAGATTGTGACAGTCCTGAGCCTGATGTCACAGACAGCAATCCCCTTTAACAGTCTTCCTTCTAGTAAGCTCATCTAGCCCAGGCCCTCAGCCAAAGGCTCTTTCCTGGATGGGACATGTGCTTAGGGAAagttctcaatttcttcatctctatTCCATAGTCATTGAAAGGGTACTAACCATGCATTTATCTAAACCTTTCTTGAGTCTGTTTATATCTTTAGCCTCCTGCATTCACTATATAAAAGCTacacttatttttctaaatttctcttttattttaaaatttctgcctTCAAAGTCTTCCTTATCTCAGATTTTTACTAATATTCACACATATTTTAGGGCACTTTACAGGTTCTCTTGTATCTTTAGGTAGGTCTCCTCTCCACAGATGCTCTGTGGTAATATCAAGATCTCTATCATAATAAGCATGCCAAGATTCTTTTATAGAAGCCCCATTTTTCTGGAGTAGCTATAACTTTCCCAAGTAGGCTGCAAAAGAAAGTATGTCTACATTCTTAAGTACCTGTTACCCACAATATACACCATTTTACAAGGAACAAGAACTTGTGGCACCACCACAATTTAGCTCAATGTAaagaaacaataattaaaaatgcagaaatttcattttctttagaccTGATCATAAACCCCCAGAGACCTTTCTCCCACTCATCCTGAAGTACCAACCCTTGTTCTTTGGATGTGCTTACCTCTATGGTTCGGTAATAAGGGTCCAGCAAAAGCTTAGCCAATGCCACAATTTGAGGGGTGCGGTCCCAGCCATCTGAACAGTGCACTAGCACCGGTCGCTGATCACGATCCACAGCATGCACCACTAGAAGTGCTGATTTCAGAAGCACAGACAGGTGATGGAGCCATTTCGTGCTCTCAAGAGCTGAGAGCCAACTACAAAaataggaggagaaaaggaaatactgaTGTTTATAACTTATTCCATTATGCCCGATGCCTGTCAAATTAACAAGCAATTCCTAAAGATTTCTCTCTCCAAATATAACTTtgtcaaaacaaacagaaaaatctttGTGTTTTCAAAGCATATCCATGGATGAGACCCAAGCCCTACTATACAACAGAGGAGGGCCTCAGAAATAGACTCTATAGGTTAGGCACAGCGGCACATgcttgtcatcccagcactttggaaggctgaggcgggaggatcccttgaggccaggagcttgagaacAGCCTGGACAATAAggtaagacctcatttctacaaaaaaaatttgctggtgtgtgcctatagtcttaatctacttaggaggctgaagcaagaggatcccctgagctcaggatttcacagtgagctatgactgccaCTATACCCtggattccagcctgggcaacagctcaagacctgtctcttaaaaaaagataaattctcCTTAACAGAcactactaaataaaaaaaaatagacgctGTGATTAAAAGGACCACCTTTTGTTCCAAAATCTGTATGGATGATCTcctaaagaaaattaatatttaatattttcagtccATGGTAAGTATAAGAAAAGTAGTTCTAGAATGTTCTAAAGGAAATGTAGCCATTTCTGAGatgtaaaacagaaaatatttgtacTGAATGATCAGCAACTCCACCCAACAAACTCAAAAACACaaacttaaatataaatatgtatataattaagATAAAAGCTGTATGTCATATGCAAGAATGGTACAGACAATATCACTTATTTCCCAGACCCTAACACTCCCCACTGTTCAAGTCTTGACTAAAACTGGACAGGCCCAATCTAATGATTAAGACTTATGCAGATCAGTACCACCAATGCCCCAAGTACTGCCAGGCTTAACACAGACCAGATTCAGCAGGGATCTAGAGGAATCTTTTTATGAAAAGCCTTTCAGGAGTATCAGATAGCAAGAATTGCCCCTTATGAGCAATCACAAACTGATCACaattgtttgttttaaatcatgttgacattttgtttcctgtgctttcccccacccctcctaaTCCCTAAGAAAGAGTTCTATTTTTCCCATGTGAGACCAAGTTTGTAGTTAAGACCACAATCTAGCCCTTCAAACACTGACTATAAGGAAGGAATAAATGCTTCTGCCAGGGGACTCTAGACTCTTTAAGAAAGCTATAAAGGCCTACTAAACATTAGGGATAGATTATGAATTTCTGGAATAATATAAGAAGGGGGGACTTGCCAGACAAACTGACAACAGAATGTGGTGCGTATGCACTGGTTTCATATAGATTAGGTCTACCAATAGACTGTGACTCCTCAAAGAGCTAACACTGTTATCTCAGTCACAACTGGActctagcacagtgcctagcataCAGTAAAGAGTCCTACTGTTTAATGAATtctaagtcttttgtgagttaaaaTTCAACCTCAAGACTTTCTACCTTCTAATAGGTacctgaaaaacattttttttcccctgatggATCAATTATTTATTCGCAGTCCTCACATCCTGAAAGAAACTGAAAGATAAAGCTTAAGGGAACAAATACTAAATTACCTCCTAGTCCCTGGAGAAATAATAAACAAGAGAATCAGTGTGAGGTTCTCTTGAACCAGACTAAAACACTATTCAATACCAGGTGATGCTGTCCATGCCTAACAGAGAAACTGTACTCTAAACTCTGCCAGCTAGGAGACCCCAAACTCCCATGTCCTACTCTCCAACTGAAGTAGAAGCACATTATCCCTCCACAGCCCAAAACACGGGCCTGGGGCTTCACAGATGTCCTATCACTACCACAGCTGTTTTAATCTACAAGGAAGACATTAATACTGCATTATGATTTGCTGCCAAATACATAAAAGCATTACCTCCTTCTTTAATAAAATCCCCCAGATACTAATGCAGACCAGATTAGGGCTAATTATACCTTCGACTCTTGAGTTTTAAAAACAGcttaagaaagaattttaatataTGGAAGGTATTAGAGATCATGTAATGTTGATCATATCctcttcattttatagacaagaaaactgagaccCACAGTAATTGAGCCACTTGGCCAACGTCACATAGTCAGTTTATGGCAGATCTCCTGGGTCCTCAGCCAGACTCCTTCCACACACCACCTTAGGGGAACGAGTGCTGCTAGCCGGGTCCTGGAACTGTGCAGCAGATAAAAGTGGCTGTCCCCAAAGGAAAGCAGCAAGCTCATTTCTTCAGTCAGGCTTTTCCCAAAGGACACTGCTTCATCCTCTGGGCTGATTGCAACTATGATAAATTTAATCATTTGC
The sequence above is a segment of the Nycticebus coucang isolate mNycCou1 chromosome 4, mNycCou1.pri, whole genome shotgun sequence genome. Coding sequences within it:
- the MTMR3 gene encoding myotubularin-related protein 3 isoform X6 — its product is MDEETRHSIECIQANQIFPRKQLIREDENLQVPFLELHGESTEYVGRAEDAIIALSNYRLHIKFKESLVNTASQSAASEIPVPLQLIESVECRDIFQLHLTCKDCKVIRCQFSTFEQCQEWLKRLNNAIRPPAKIEDLFSFAYHAWCMEVYASEKEQHGDLCRPGEHVTSRFKNEVERMGFDMNNAWRISNINEKYKLCGSYPQELIVPAWITDKELESVASFRSWKRIPAVVYRHQSNGAVIARCGQPEVSWWGWRNADDEHLVQSVAKACASDSRSSGSKLSTRNSSRDFASGGDLSDVEFDSSLSNTSGAESLSVQPQKLLILDARSYAAAVANRAKGGGCECPEYYPNCEVVFMGMANIHSIRRSFQSLRLLCTQMPDPGNWLSALESTKWLHHLSVLLKSALLVVHAVDRDQRPVLVHCSDGWDRTPQIVALAKLLLDPYYRTIEGFQVLVEMEWLDFGHKFADRCGHGENSDDLNERCPVFLQWLDCVHQLQRQFPCSFEFNEAFLVKLVQHTYSCLFGTFLCNNAKERGEKHTQERTCSVWSLLRAGNKAFKNLLYSSQSEAVLYPVCHVRNLMLWSAVYLPCPSPSTPVDDSCAPYPAPGTSPDDTPLSRLPKTRSFDNLTTASDNTVPLASRRSSDPSLNEKWQEHRRSLELSSLAGPGEEPLAADSLGKPTRVLAGAELSVAAGVAEGQMENILQEATKEDSGVEEPHRGDSEMQEVTEDTLLTEENGGQTPEGSAMGFHQDPELSDAALRNEPSTGLSLFPQCAPEQQGGYSVLPGSLQAPPREENSQEVPVEQPRTGETAEEREETVLPVLTDAKVGYDTSQSHSLLPSQVPFETRGPNLDSSMDMLMDDKVKSESGPQGHHIPCLVNSGGFSGKDVLPQTVEPRPLERSLVERPQVVGSVVHRTSLGSTFNPTRSPRALPLAECKEGLVCNGALETENKASEQPPRLSTLQKYSAPNGHCASGEVARNKDSLSCQLSATSCSSRNLHHKWLHSHSGRPSATSSPDQPSRSHLDDDGMTVYTDMIQQRLRQIESGHQQEVETLKKQVQELKNHLESQYLTSSLRFNGDFGDEVMTRWLPDHLAAHCYACDSAFWLASRKHHCRNCGNVFCSSCCNQKVPVPSQQLFEPSRVCKSCYSSLHPTSSTIDLELDKPIAATSN
- the MTMR3 gene encoding myotubularin-related protein 3 isoform X5 — encoded protein: MDEETRHSIECIQANQIFPRKQLIREDENLQVPFLELHGESTEYVGRAEDAIIALSNYRLHIKFKESLVNTASQSAASEIPVPLQLIESVECRDIFQLHLTCKDCKVIRCQFSTFEQCQEWLKRLNNAIRPPAKIEDLFSFAYHAWCMEVYASEKEQHGDLCRPGEHVTSRFKNEVERMGFDMNNAWRISNINEKYKLCGSYPQELIVPAWITDKELESVASFRSWKRIPAVVYRHQSNGAVIARCGQPEVSWWGWRNADDEHLVQSVAKACASDSRSSGSKLSTRNSSRDFASGGDLSDVEFDSSLSNTSGAESLSVQPQKLLILDARSYAAAVANRAKGGGCECPEYYPNCEVVFMGMANIHSIRRSFQSLRLLCTQMPDPGNWLSALESTKWLHHLSVLLKSALLVVHAVDRDQRPVLVHCSDGWDRTPQIVALAKLLLDPYYRTIEGFQVLVEMEWLDFGHKFADRCGHGENSDDLNERCPVFLQWLDCVHQLQRQFPCSFEFNEAFLVKLVQHTYSCLFGTFLCNNAKERGEKHTQERTCSVWSLLRAGNKAFKNLLYSSQSEAVLYPVCHVRNLMLWSAVYLPCPSPSTPVDDSCAPYPAPGTSPDDTPLSRLPKTRSFDNLTTASDNTVPLASRRSSDPSLNEKWQEHRRSLELSSLAGPGEEPLAADSLGKPTRVLAGAELSVAAGVAEGQMENILQEATKEDSGVEEPHRGDSEMQEVTEDTLLTEENGGQTPEGSAMGFHQDPELSDAALRNEPSTGLSLFPQCAPEQQGGYSVLPGSLQAPPREENSQEVPVEQPRTGETAEEREETVLPVLTDAKVGYDTSQSHSLLPSQVPFETRGPNLDSSMDMLMDDKVKSESGPQGHHIPCLVNSGGFSGKDVLPQTVEPRPLERSLVERPQVVGSVVHRTSLGSTFNPTRSPRALPLAECKEGLVCNGALETENKASEQPPRLSTLQKYSAPNGHCASGEVARNKDSLSCQLSATSCSSRNLHHKWLHSHSGRPSATSSPDQPSRSHLDDDGMTVYTDMIQQRLRQIESGHQQEVETLKKQVQELKNHLESQYLTSSLRFNGDFGDEVMTRWLPDHLAAHCYACDSAFWLASRKHHCRDTDRVDQTWNCGNVFCSSCCNQKVPVPSQQLFEPSRVCKSCYSSLHPTSSTIDLELDKPIAATSN
- the MTMR3 gene encoding myotubularin-related protein 3 isoform X2 encodes the protein MDEETRHSIECIQANQIFPRKQLIREDENLQVPFLELHGESTEYVGRAEDAIIALSNYRLHIKFKESLVNTASQSAASEIPVPLQLIESVECRDIFQLHLTCKDCKVIRCQFSTFEQCQEWLKRLNNAIRPPAKIEDLFSFAYHAWCMEVYASEKEQHGDLCRPGEHVTSRFKNEVERMGFDMNNAWRISNINEKYKLCGSYPQELIVPAWITDKELESVASFRSWKRIPAVVYRHQSNGAVIARCGQPEVSWWGWRNADDEHLVQSVAKACASDSRSSGSKLSTRNSSRDFASGGDLSDVEFDSSLSNTSGAESLSVQPQKLLILDARSYAAAVANRAKGGGCECPEYYPNCEVVFMGMANIHSIRRSFQSLRLLCTQMPDPGNWLSALESTKWLHHLSVLLKSALLVVHAVDRDQRPVLVHCSDGWDRTPQIVALAKLLLDPYYRTIEGFQVLVEMEWLDFGHKFADRCGHGENSDDLNERCPVFLQWLDCVHQLQRQFPCSFEFNEAFLVKLVQHTYSCLFGTFLCNNAKERGEKHTQERTCSVWSLLRAGNKAFKNLLYSSQSEAVLYPVCHVRNLMLWSAVYLPCPSPSTPVDDSCAPYPAPGTSPDDTPLSRLPKTRSFDNLTTASDNTVPLASRRSSDPSLNEKWQEHRRSLELSSLAGPGEEPLAADSLGKPTRVLAGAELSVAAGVAEGQMENILQEATKEDSGVEEPHRGDSEMQEVTEDTLLTEENGGQTPEGSAMGFHQDPELSDAALRNEPSTGLSLFPQCAPEQQGGYSVLPGSLQAPPREENSQEVPVEQPRTGETAEEREETVLPVLTDAKVGYDTSQSHSLLPSQVPFETRGPNLDSSMDMLMDDKVKSESGPQGHHIPCLVNSGGFSGKDVLPQTVEPRPLERSLVERPQVVGSVVHRTSLGSTFNPTRSPRALPLAECKEGLVCNGALETENKASEQPPRLSTLQKYSAPNGHCASGEVARNKDSLSCQLSATSCSSRNLHHKWLHSHSGRPSATSSPDQPSRSHLDDDGMTVYTDMIQQRLRQIESGHQQEVETLKKQVQELKNHLESQYLTSSLRFNGDFGDEVTSIPDSESNLDQNCLSRCSTEIFSEASWEQVDKQDTEMTRWLPDHLAAHCYACDSAFWLASRKHHCRNCGNVFCSSCCNQKVPVPSQQLFEPSRVCKSCYSSLHPTSSTIDLELDKPIAATSN